The Gordonia sp. KTR9 genome contains a region encoding:
- a CDS encoding 2Fe-2S iron-sulfur cluster-binding protein, producing MTDPTTFRIDTGADSATCGAGQRILDALLRQGMWIPNSCNQGTCGTCKVRVIDGMVDAPPAPDTVLSEAERQQGYVLSCQSTPLTDVAVETQADESGAHHHVLRDVAGTVSSITTVADDTVSVTVSLDEPFEFIAGQYVELSIPGTDQTRPYSMANPPSEADTLEFHIRRQPDGLATDRWIFDTLAVGASLSMTGPWGDFCHRQDEPGVGLILLAGGTGLAPLKAIARAALEIDPDREVHLYHGVRTEAELYDVDFWRSLSAEHPNVRYTPCLSRQEWCGRTCYVGDAMMDDFDSCRDHAAYLCGPPAMVEAGVRALKRRRMAPRRIKREKYTPAATLVAP from the coding sequence ATGACTGATCCGACGACGTTCCGTATCGACACCGGCGCCGACTCGGCGACCTGCGGGGCCGGGCAGCGAATTCTCGATGCCCTGTTGCGTCAGGGGATGTGGATTCCCAACTCCTGCAACCAGGGGACCTGCGGCACCTGCAAGGTGCGCGTGATCGACGGGATGGTGGACGCACCGCCGGCCCCCGACACGGTCCTGTCCGAAGCCGAACGGCAGCAGGGATACGTATTGTCGTGCCAGTCGACACCCCTCACCGACGTCGCCGTCGAAACGCAGGCGGACGAATCCGGCGCACACCACCATGTGTTGCGCGATGTCGCCGGAACCGTCAGCTCGATCACCACGGTGGCCGATGACACCGTGTCCGTCACGGTGTCACTCGACGAACCGTTCGAGTTCATCGCCGGACAGTACGTCGAGTTGTCGATCCCGGGTACCGACCAGACGCGTCCGTACTCGATGGCCAACCCACCCAGCGAAGCCGACACCCTCGAGTTCCACATCCGCCGGCAGCCCGACGGTCTCGCCACCGACCGGTGGATCTTCGACACGCTGGCCGTCGGGGCCTCGCTGTCCATGACGGGACCGTGGGGCGACTTCTGTCATCGGCAGGATGAGCCCGGCGTCGGACTCATCCTGCTCGCCGGGGGCACGGGCCTCGCTCCGCTGAAGGCGATCGCGAGAGCCGCCCTCGAGATCGACCCCGATCGCGAGGTGCACCTCTACCACGGCGTTCGCACCGAAGCCGAGTTGTACGACGTCGACTTCTGGCGCTCACTCTCGGCCGAGCACCCCAACGTCCGCTACACGCCCTGCCTCAGTCGCCAAGAGTGGTGCGGCCGAACCTGTTACGTCGGTGACGCGATGATGGACGACTTCGACTCCTGCCGTGACCACGCCGCCTACCTCTGCGGTCCGCCCGCGATGGTCGAGGCCGGGGTCCGCGCGCTCAAACGGCGACGCATGGCCCCGCGGCGGATCAAGCGCGAGAAGTACACGCCGGCCGCGACTCTCGTGGCGCCGTGA
- a CDS encoding TIR domain-containing protein produces the protein MTAPRLEEVFTSSGIPKHTFVRPAEFNALIVALRTPGRCVVIEGPTGVGKTTALQKAIDEELDSDIHVELLSARKKADRDLLDAVLEVDGIGIVVIDDYHRLPIEVQRSVADRMKVLADEGVEDTKLVVLGITDAGKSLMNFGRDLSGRVDIIKFGRNSDQKVTSLVREGCAVMNAELPVEEIVRAAHGSFQLAQMLSYRCCLLSDILKQRPDRQLPSVPFEVVLENVADGLAETFADVAIRFAAGPRLNPEGRAPYLHLLRWLAAADEWSIRLTTEIAKHPDVAASVSGVVYGDHLSDHIRSDDKFGHLLHYDSRNKFLTIEDPQFAFYLRNLHWDKFAAMVGFLNIDFDTKYDFALSFAGDRRHAASYLADRLKEREISVFYDNDEQDRILATNLEEYLAPIYRSQASFVVCFLSNEYPKRVWTKFESRQFHARFGSENVIPVQFSDASNETLLAGHDKVGSWLVVDNQPIEPQISDLADNLAKKIARMRARPQVRAGEFYCSRCNLVLANSRKAPARYNICEDCCVSVGID, from the coding sequence ATGACTGCGCCACGGTTGGAGGAGGTCTTCACCTCATCCGGCATACCCAAACATACTTTCGTGAGACCCGCCGAATTCAACGCGCTTATTGTGGCACTGCGAACGCCAGGACGATGCGTCGTTATCGAGGGTCCGACCGGTGTTGGAAAGACGACGGCTCTACAGAAGGCTATCGACGAAGAACTTGACTCAGATATCCATGTAGAGCTCTTGAGTGCAAGGAAGAAGGCAGATAGGGACCTCCTTGATGCAGTTCTTGAAGTCGACGGGATCGGAATAGTTGTGATCGACGACTATCACCGATTGCCAATTGAAGTTCAACGCAGTGTTGCCGACAGAATGAAAGTTCTTGCGGACGAAGGCGTCGAGGACACCAAGCTCGTCGTGCTGGGAATCACCGATGCGGGAAAGTCCCTCATGAACTTCGGACGCGACCTCTCTGGTCGAGTCGATATCATTAAATTTGGCCGGAACTCTGATCAAAAGGTTACCAGTCTCGTCCGTGAAGGATGCGCTGTGATGAATGCCGAGCTTCCCGTAGAGGAAATCGTACGCGCCGCCCATGGGAGCTTCCAACTGGCTCAGATGCTTTCTTACAGGTGCTGCCTACTCTCCGACATCTTGAAGCAGCGACCTGACAGGCAGCTCCCCTCAGTGCCATTCGAAGTTGTCTTAGAGAACGTCGCAGACGGTCTAGCGGAAACGTTTGCGGACGTTGCCATACGATTCGCGGCAGGACCGCGATTGAATCCCGAAGGAAGGGCTCCATATCTACATTTGCTCCGATGGTTAGCAGCCGCTGACGAATGGTCGATAAGACTTACCACAGAAATTGCTAAGCATCCGGACGTCGCGGCTAGTGTGTCCGGGGTGGTCTACGGTGACCACCTATCGGATCACATTCGCAGCGATGACAAATTCGGACACCTTTTGCACTACGACTCACGAAATAAGTTTCTAACCATTGAGGATCCACAGTTCGCATTCTATCTTCGGAATTTGCATTGGGACAAGTTCGCGGCTATGGTCGGATTCCTGAACATCGACTTTGATACGAAATACGATTTTGCCTTGTCTTTCGCAGGGGACCGAAGGCACGCTGCTAGTTACTTGGCCGACCGTTTAAAAGAACGCGAGATTAGTGTCTTTTACGATAACGACGAGCAGGATCGGATCCTGGCTACAAATCTCGAAGAGTACCTGGCCCCAATTTATAGATCGCAAGCCAGCTTCGTTGTCTGCTTTCTGTCTAATGAGTACCCAAAACGGGTATGGACGAAGTTTGAAAGCCGACAGTTTCATGCTAGATTTGGTTCCGAGAATGTCATACCTGTCCAGTTTTCAGACGCCAGCAATGAGACACTGTTGGCCGGTCATGACAAAGTAGGTTCGTGGCTCGTTGTTGATAACCAGCCCATTGAACCTCAAATTAGTGATCTCGCTGATAATTTGGCGAAGAAAATTGCCCGGATGAGGGCTAGACCCCAGGTTCGAGCGGGTGAATTCTACTGCTCGAGATGCAATTTGGTTCTTGCGAATTCCAGGAAGGCTCCCGCCCGGTACAATATCTGCGAAGACTGCTGCGTCAGTGTGGGAATCGACTGA
- a CDS encoding DUF4231 domain-containing protein produces the protein MTVVAQVADSDMPHLFQAADQASLEAQKSYVGGTRKRLLLLSAAAVAGLSSWRVGTSGVDVWGVLGVITFVGALILELSAWRTRPDKAWYDGRAVAESSKTLAWKFAVCALPFPREIELDDARVALMERFEAIQHSFRGLELSPIVAPAISSWMIEQRTSSLEDRRSSYLEARIADQKKWYMTKATFNRKRATAWRRVLVSCEFLGVVTALFAALMQGFAQVSPAIAAVVVAIVAWTETKQYDFNARAYAAAVNDLTNAEEKLRLAVDESSWAKEVDDAEEAISREHVVWWATRSRV, from the coding sequence ATGACGGTTGTTGCTCAAGTTGCAGACTCAGACATGCCGCACCTCTTCCAGGCTGCGGACCAAGCCTCTCTTGAGGCGCAGAAGTCGTACGTTGGCGGTACCCGCAAGCGACTACTCCTGCTGTCGGCCGCGGCCGTGGCTGGCTTGAGCTCCTGGCGCGTGGGTACAAGCGGCGTCGATGTGTGGGGTGTTCTAGGCGTGATCACCTTCGTGGGGGCTCTTATTCTTGAACTTAGCGCGTGGCGAACCAGGCCAGATAAGGCGTGGTATGACGGACGAGCCGTCGCCGAGTCGTCCAAGACTCTAGCTTGGAAATTCGCGGTTTGCGCTCTTCCCTTTCCACGAGAAATCGAATTGGATGACGCGCGTGTCGCGCTAATGGAACGGTTCGAAGCGATACAGCATTCGTTTCGAGGACTGGAACTTTCACCAATCGTCGCTCCGGCAATCTCTAGCTGGATGATCGAGCAGCGAACATCCTCGTTAGAGGACCGACGCAGTAGCTATCTCGAAGCTAGAATCGCAGATCAAAAGAAGTGGTACATGACCAAGGCTACTTTCAACAGGAAGAGAGCTACTGCATGGCGGCGCGTCCTCGTTTCCTGCGAATTTCTAGGGGTGGTAACTGCTCTATTCGCAGCTTTAATGCAGGGGTTCGCGCAAGTGTCGCCAGCAATTGCCGCGGTAGTTGTAGCGATAGTGGCCTGGACTGAGACTAAACAGTACGACTTCAATGCACGCGCGTATGCAGCTGCTGTGAACGATCTCACCAATGCCGAGGAGAAACTACGGTTGGCAGTAGATGAGTCATCGTGGGCCAAAGAAGTAGATGACGCAGAAGAAGCTATCAGTCGAGAGCATGTTGTGTGGTGGGCGACTCGATCTCGAGTGTGA
- a CDS encoding FBP domain-containing protein, producing the protein MHSLTEAQIRSSFVNASLRERKSVTLPPDFDDFDWEQLDFAGWRDPKLPMVGYVVIPTDDDVVGIMLRLGGRQPRNRPLCSFCEDVHLPNEVVFFSAKFAGAAGRKGNTVGTLICSNFECSANVRAKPSAIFSTDDPETVRQQRIRALRTHLAGFAQRVASGDSPSAP; encoded by the coding sequence ATGCATTCATTGACCGAAGCCCAGATCCGTTCGTCGTTCGTCAACGCCTCGCTGCGCGAACGGAAGAGCGTGACACTCCCACCCGACTTCGACGACTTCGACTGGGAGCAGCTCGATTTCGCCGGCTGGCGCGACCCGAAGCTCCCGATGGTCGGTTACGTGGTCATCCCGACCGACGACGACGTCGTCGGGATCATGTTGCGACTCGGTGGCCGCCAGCCCCGGAACCGTCCGCTGTGCTCGTTCTGCGAGGACGTCCACCTCCCCAACGAGGTCGTCTTCTTCAGCGCGAAGTTCGCCGGCGCCGCGGGGCGCAAGGGCAACACGGTCGGGACGTTGATCTGCTCGAACTTCGAATGTTCGGCGAACGTCCGCGCCAAGCCGTCGGCCATCTTCTCCACCGACGACCCCGAGACCGTGCGGCAACAGCGCATCCGGGCGTTGCGGACCCACCTCGCCGGATTCGCCCAGCGAGTGGCGAGCGGAGACAGCCCCTCCGCTCCCTGA
- a CDS encoding TIR domain-containing protein, with protein sequence MGYYGHYQQRQLEQFAASVAARKLDSTRHKCFVSYHAEDSSEVAEFIEQFGTEFIAKTVGVTDEDDFIDSQDTDYVMNQIRTKYLGDSTVTIALMGKCTWARRYVDWEIYSSLRDSKLSKVNGLLAIQLPSGGDLQARVEDNVSRNASGTDTGYARWFSYPATKTSLRAWISDAYDARTTRRDLINNTRPRRLRSASCS encoded by the coding sequence GTGGGGTATTACGGGCACTATCAGCAACGCCAGCTCGAGCAGTTCGCTGCCAGCGTGGCAGCCAGGAAGCTCGACTCGACTCGTCACAAGTGTTTTGTGTCGTACCATGCCGAAGACTCCTCCGAGGTCGCGGAGTTCATCGAGCAGTTCGGTACCGAGTTTATTGCCAAAACCGTAGGTGTTACCGACGAGGATGACTTCATTGATAGTCAGGACACTGACTACGTCATGAATCAGATACGCACCAAGTACCTGGGCGATTCGACAGTCACAATCGCATTGATGGGAAAGTGTACGTGGGCACGCCGGTACGTGGACTGGGAGATCTATTCCTCGCTGCGCGATAGCAAACTGAGTAAGGTCAACGGTCTCCTGGCTATTCAATTGCCGAGCGGGGGCGACTTACAGGCTCGGGTAGAAGACAATGTTAGTCGTAACGCCTCTGGTACGGATACCGGGTATGCACGATGGTTCTCGTATCCTGCCACTAAAACTTCGCTGAGAGCTTGGATTAGCGATGCATATGACGCGCGGACCACTCGCCGTGATCTCATTAACAACACTCGCCCGCGTCGGCTCAGAAGCGCCTCCTGCTCTTAG
- a CDS encoding DUF309 domain-containing protein, whose amino-acid sequence MPDARDRDPDGRARQARPRDELGRPLPYGERGVEPVSEEPLPPDETIALAWQLLEEGRPFSAHEVFETRWKSCPPAERPLWQGLAQLCVGLTHHRRGNAVGARRLYDRAAARLEEYEQSRGLTYGMDLAAIRARALAEIDSDPT is encoded by the coding sequence GTGCCCGACGCCCGCGATCGCGACCCCGACGGTCGAGCCCGCCAGGCCCGGCCGCGTGATGAGTTGGGACGGCCGCTTCCGTATGGAGAGCGGGGCGTCGAACCCGTTTCCGAGGAACCGTTGCCGCCCGACGAGACGATCGCGCTCGCGTGGCAACTGCTCGAGGAGGGGCGGCCGTTCTCCGCGCACGAGGTGTTCGAGACCCGGTGGAAGTCGTGTCCGCCGGCCGAGCGGCCGCTGTGGCAGGGACTCGCGCAGCTCTGCGTCGGTCTCACCCACCATCGTCGTGGCAACGCCGTCGGTGCCCGACGTCTCTATGACCGTGCCGCCGCGCGCCTGGAGGAGTACGAACAGTCCCGCGGGCTGACGTACGGGATGGACCTCGCGGCGATCCGCGCCCGGGCGCTCGCCGAGATCGACTCCGATCCGACCTGA
- a CDS encoding dihydrofolate reductase family protein produces the protein MRTLAITQNMTLDGSIEMLTDWFDPTVEAPDLMAESHRQDAEADALLVGRQTFEDFRGFWPHQTDDATGITDYLNTVDKYVVSSTMTDPEWQNSTVLNGDVIEQVTALKNAAGKDIVVTGSISLCHTLIDAGLVDEYRLFVYPAVQGSGRRLFPDGLEIPTLRLVDTKSFELGVSLLRYRAV, from the coding sequence ATGCGAACGCTGGCGATCACCCAGAACATGACGCTCGACGGTTCGATCGAGATGTTGACCGACTGGTTCGACCCGACCGTCGAGGCGCCGGATCTCATGGCCGAGTCGCACCGGCAGGACGCCGAGGCCGACGCCCTGCTCGTCGGTCGGCAGACCTTCGAGGACTTCCGCGGCTTCTGGCCACACCAGACCGACGACGCCACCGGGATCACCGACTATCTCAACACCGTCGACAAGTACGTGGTGTCGAGCACGATGACCGACCCGGAGTGGCAGAACTCGACGGTGCTGAACGGGGACGTCATCGAGCAAGTGACCGCGTTGAAGAACGCCGCGGGCAAGGACATCGTCGTGACCGGCAGCATCAGCCTGTGCCACACGCTGATCGACGCCGGGCTGGTCGACGAGTACCGGCTGTTCGTCTACCCGGCCGTCCAAGGATCGGGGCGTCGCCTGTTCCCGGACGGCCTGGAGATCCCGACGCTGCGCCTGGTGGACACGAAGAGCTTCGAGCTCGGTGTCTCGCTGCTGCGCTATCGGGCGGTGTGA
- a CDS encoding AraC family transcriptional regulator, with the protein MRSTTSTSDWDTAHRAVEEVYFPHELTALSSPDQLDLTLQTVELGPVTIGRLNWGTDVSISCDYPGAYEINIPIRGVLDSRAGSVQTTSAAGEATVFTADRPSTITRWSADCVVVGVKFDAEYLEREADRVRASALRSQLHLPDQLDLAGPDQQAWFGLVRALSAQVREPADLLSNPLVGPQLASAISSAFLLAVSPDEVGTGLRPRMVKRVLDALHDDPGRDWRLADMAELGGSSLRRLQEGFAEHVGSSPTQTLRDIRLGRAHHDLTSPDNTDTVAEVAARWGFSSPSRLAAAYKKRYGVAPSEHRRL; encoded by the coding sequence ATGCGGAGCACGACATCGACCAGCGACTGGGACACGGCACATCGTGCAGTCGAAGAGGTGTATTTCCCGCACGAGCTGACCGCGCTCTCCTCGCCGGATCAGCTCGATCTGACGCTGCAGACCGTCGAGTTGGGTCCGGTGACGATCGGCAGACTCAACTGGGGCACCGATGTTTCCATCTCCTGCGACTATCCGGGCGCCTACGAGATCAACATCCCGATCCGCGGTGTCCTCGACTCACGCGCCGGGTCGGTGCAGACCACGTCGGCCGCAGGTGAGGCCACGGTCTTCACCGCGGACCGGCCGTCGACGATCACGAGGTGGTCCGCGGACTGTGTCGTCGTGGGGGTGAAGTTCGACGCCGAGTATCTCGAACGCGAGGCCGACCGGGTCCGGGCTTCGGCGCTGCGTTCGCAGTTGCACCTGCCGGACCAGCTGGATCTCGCCGGGCCCGACCAGCAGGCGTGGTTCGGGCTCGTGCGGGCGCTCTCCGCCCAGGTGCGGGAGCCCGCCGATCTCCTGTCGAACCCACTGGTCGGACCTCAGTTGGCGAGCGCGATCAGCAGTGCCTTCCTCCTCGCGGTGTCGCCCGACGAGGTGGGCACCGGTCTGCGCCCGCGCATGGTCAAACGGGTGCTCGACGCGCTGCACGACGATCCCGGAAGGGACTGGCGCCTGGCCGACATGGCCGAACTCGGCGGATCGAGCCTCCGACGCCTGCAGGAGGGCTTCGCCGAACACGTCGGTTCGAGTCCGACCCAGACGCTGCGCGACATCCGACTCGGCCGAGCACACCACGACCTCACATCACCGGACAACACCGATACGGTCGCGGAAGTCGCTGCGCGCTGGGGTTTCTCCAGCCCGAGCCGCCTGGCGGCGGCTTACAAGAAGCGGTACGGAGTCGCGCCGTCGGAACATCGTCGGCTGTAG
- a CDS encoding cytochrome P450, with amino-acid sequence MTSTMSWIDDITMTELERNPYPVYERLRAEAPLAYVPVLGSYVATTADICRSIATSPDFEAVITKAGGRTFGHPAVIGVNGPIHEDLRSMVDPALQPQEVDRWIDDLVRPIARRYLTDFEDVGRAELVAQYCEPVSVRALGDLLGLQSVGSDKLREWFHKLSVSFTNAGVDEDGEFTNPDGFAEADAAKLEIQSIVNPLIDNWIENPDDSAISHWLHDGMPEGQTRDRDYIYPTLYVYLLGAMQEPGHAMASTLVGLFSRPDQFEQVVDEPTLIPRAISEGMRWTSPIWSATARISTRDVEVAGVDLPEGSVVLMSYGSANHDDSVYEAPSEYDITRPPLPHLAFGAGDHACAGIYFANHVCRIALEELFESIPNLERDHSSDVEFWGWGFRGPTSLHTVWEV; translated from the coding sequence ATGACCAGCACCATGTCGTGGATCGACGACATCACGATGACCGAACTGGAACGCAACCCCTATCCCGTCTACGAGCGACTCCGCGCCGAGGCGCCGCTCGCCTATGTTCCGGTTCTCGGCTCCTACGTCGCGACGACCGCCGACATCTGCCGGTCGATCGCCACCAGCCCCGACTTCGAAGCGGTGATCACCAAGGCCGGGGGCCGGACCTTCGGACACCCGGCGGTGATCGGAGTCAACGGGCCGATCCACGAGGACCTGCGCTCGATGGTCGACCCCGCACTGCAGCCCCAAGAGGTCGACCGGTGGATCGACGACCTCGTCCGGCCCATCGCCCGCCGGTACCTGACCGACTTCGAGGACGTGGGACGCGCCGAGCTCGTGGCCCAGTACTGCGAACCCGTCAGCGTTCGGGCTCTCGGCGACCTGCTCGGTCTGCAGTCGGTGGGCTCGGACAAGTTGCGCGAATGGTTCCACAAGCTGTCGGTGTCGTTCACCAATGCGGGAGTCGACGAGGACGGCGAGTTCACCAATCCCGACGGCTTCGCCGAGGCCGACGCAGCGAAGCTGGAGATCCAGTCCATCGTCAATCCGCTGATCGACAACTGGATCGAGAATCCCGACGACAGCGCGATCTCGCACTGGCTGCACGACGGGATGCCCGAGGGACAGACCCGCGACCGCGACTACATCTACCCCACGCTGTACGTCTACCTCCTCGGCGCGATGCAGGAGCCGGGTCACGCCATGGCCTCCACGCTGGTAGGGCTGTTCAGCCGCCCGGATCAGTTCGAGCAGGTCGTCGACGAGCCGACCTTGATCCCGCGCGCGATCTCGGAAGGCATGCGGTGGACGTCGCCGATCTGGTCGGCGACGGCCCGGATCAGTACAAGAGACGTCGAGGTCGCCGGCGTCGACCTGCCCGAGGGCTCGGTGGTCCTGATGTCGTACGGCTCGGCCAACCACGACGACTCGGTCTACGAGGCACCGTCGGAGTACGACATCACCCGACCTCCGTTGCCGCATCTGGCATTCGGTGCCGGTGACCACGCATGCGCCGGCATCTACTTCGCGAACCACGTGTGCCGGATCGCACTCGAGGAGCTGTTCGAGTCCATCCCGAACCTCGAACGCGATCACAGCAGCGACGTCGAGTTCTGGGGTTGGGGTTTCCGTGGTCCGACGTCACTGCACACGGTGTGGGAGGTGTGA
- the wrbA gene encoding NAD(P)H:quinone oxidoreductase: MTKLAIIYYSATGHGTAMAQALSDAGESAGAEVRVRHIAETRDPQTFADNPAWSANYEATKDLPAASGDDIVWADAVIFGSPTRFGSTASPFQTFIDSLGGLWADGKLADKVYAGYTSSNTAHGGQETTLIGLYTSLMHFGGILVPPGYTDGLKFADGNPYGVSHVTGPENKNPLDDATKAALAHMAERVVRIAGLLSA, encoded by the coding sequence ATGACCAAGCTGGCGATCATCTACTACTCGGCCACCGGACACGGCACGGCGATGGCGCAGGCGCTGTCGGATGCCGGCGAATCCGCGGGTGCCGAGGTCCGGGTCCGCCACATCGCCGAGACCCGGGATCCGCAGACGTTCGCCGACAATCCGGCGTGGTCGGCCAACTACGAGGCCACCAAGGACCTGCCCGCCGCGAGCGGAGACGACATCGTCTGGGCCGACGCGGTGATCTTCGGCAGCCCGACGCGGTTCGGCAGCACGGCCTCGCCGTTCCAGACGTTCATCGACTCGCTCGGCGGCCTGTGGGCCGACGGCAAGTTGGCCGACAAGGTCTACGCCGGATACACCTCCAGCAACACCGCCCACGGCGGGCAGGAGACCACGCTCATCGGGTTGTACACCTCGCTGATGCACTTCGGCGGCATCCTCGTCCCGCCCGGTTACACCGACGGGTTGAAGTTCGCCGACGGCAATCCCTACGGTGTCTCCCACGTCACCGGTCCGGAGAACAAGAACCCGCTCGACGACGCTACGAAGGCCGCGCTCGCGCACATGGCCGAGCGTGTGGTGCGAATCGCTGGACTCCTTTCTGCCTGA
- a CDS encoding DUF72 domain-containing protein → MLFIGTSGWQYRDWRGAFYPEKLPQRLWLDYYAQRFPTAEVNNTFYRLPEKEAFENWAETVPADFRMAAKMSRYLTHIKRLKEPAEPVQRFLDRSAGLDGRLGPVLLQLPPNLRATPDALDETLALFPKTVQVAVEPRHESWWTDETRSVLERHNAALCWADRKNRILNPLWRTADFGYLRLHDGTSRRPMSYGSRAIDSWLRRLTEAYDDSCDVYVYFNNDPGCAAIDNAVTMIRRAQRMGIPVKTVG, encoded by the coding sequence ATGTTGTTCATCGGCACCTCCGGCTGGCAGTACCGGGATTGGCGCGGTGCGTTCTACCCCGAGAAGCTCCCCCAGCGACTGTGGCTGGACTATTACGCCCAACGGTTCCCGACCGCCGAGGTCAACAACACCTTCTACCGGCTGCCGGAGAAGGAGGCGTTCGAGAACTGGGCCGAGACCGTCCCCGCCGACTTCCGGATGGCGGCGAAGATGAGTCGCTACCTGACGCACATCAAGCGCCTCAAGGAGCCCGCCGAACCGGTCCAGCGCTTTCTCGATCGATCGGCGGGGCTCGACGGTCGGTTGGGGCCGGTGCTCCTCCAGTTGCCTCCCAACCTCCGCGCGACACCCGACGCCCTGGACGAGACGCTCGCGCTGTTCCCGAAGACGGTCCAGGTCGCCGTCGAACCCCGGCACGAGTCCTGGTGGACCGACGAGACCAGGTCGGTCCTCGAACGGCACAACGCGGCGCTGTGTTGGGCCGACCGGAAGAACCGCATTCTCAATCCACTGTGGCGCACAGCCGATTTCGGGTACCTGCGACTCCATGACGGGACGTCGCGGCGACCGATGAGTTATGGGTCACGCGCGATCGACAGCTGGCTGCGCCGCCTGACGGAGGCCTACGACGACTCGTGCGATGTCTACGTGTACTTCAACAACGACCCGGGATGCGCGGCGATCGACAACGCGGTCACCATGATTCGCCGCGCCCAGCGGATGGGGATACCCGTCAAGACCGTGGGATGA
- a CDS encoding nitroreductase family deazaflavin-dependent oxidoreductase — protein sequence MTSLFIRALQTHQWLYEHSGGLVGHRLLMGNPTLLLQTIGRRTGEARCNALTYARDGEAYLVVASNGGSPRPPGWLANLKAHPNVEIQVGRRRIQVTARATYPDDPDYARRFVLVDEVNRGRYAGYQKKTTRPLAIVELMPR from the coding sequence ATGACGTCGCTGTTCATCCGAGCACTTCAGACACATCAGTGGCTCTACGAACATTCGGGCGGCCTCGTCGGCCACCGACTGCTCATGGGCAATCCCACGCTGCTGCTCCAGACGATCGGACGCCGCACCGGTGAGGCGAGGTGCAACGCGCTCACCTACGCGCGCGACGGTGAGGCCTACCTCGTGGTCGCGTCGAATGGCGGATCGCCGCGACCACCGGGGTGGCTCGCCAACCTGAAGGCCCACCCCAATGTCGAGATCCAGGTCGGCCGACGGCGGATTCAGGTCACCGCGCGGGCGACCTACCCCGACGACCCTGACTACGCCCGGCGCTTCGTGCTCGTCGACGAGGTCAACCGCGGCCGCTACGCCGGTTACCAGAAGAAGACGACACGCCCACTCGCGATCGTCGAACTGATGCCGCGGTAG
- a CDS encoding alpha/beta hydrolase family protein: MVGLSACSSGTTPTTTTSSATAAPVEYLDEVTIQRFDYPTPDDGDSEQNWAELYLPEGEQRVDSIPLVVLIHGGAWQSALGADIFEPLARDLAGRGMAVYNIEYRRVGSGGGWPTTFRDVASALDHVVVVDRQFPQIDTDDELIVGHSAGAQLAVWGGTRHKLEDDEVGARPLFRPTRVVSLAGPLDMTYAATHGDDRIVTALGGTPAQVPQRYTMVDPIQNIDPDTPVVAVHGTADRMVAPANSQRYVAAVVREGGEAEAVLIRGGNHGSVVTSDAPEYPRVLDIITGASAADVEDVA; this comes from the coding sequence ATGGTCGGGCTGTCCGCGTGTTCCAGCGGAACGACGCCCACGACGACGACCAGCAGTGCCACGGCCGCGCCGGTCGAGTACCTGGACGAGGTGACCATCCAACGGTTCGACTATCCGACACCGGATGACGGTGACTCGGAACAGAATTGGGCCGAGCTGTACCTGCCCGAGGGAGAACAGCGGGTCGATTCGATCCCGCTCGTGGTCCTCATCCACGGCGGCGCGTGGCAGAGCGCCCTCGGCGCCGACATCTTCGAACCGCTCGCGCGAGACCTCGCCGGCCGGGGCATGGCCGTCTACAACATCGAGTACCGCCGCGTCGGTTCGGGCGGCGGGTGGCCGACGACGTTCCGCGATGTCGCGAGCGCGCTGGACCACGTCGTCGTCGTCGACCGGCAGTTCCCGCAGATCGACACCGACGACGAACTGATCGTCGGGCACAGTGCGGGTGCCCAGCTCGCGGTGTGGGGCGGGACGAGGCACAAGCTGGAGGACGACGAGGTCGGTGCGCGGCCGTTGTTCCGCCCAACACGCGTCGTCTCACTCGCCGGTCCACTCGACATGACCTACGCGGCAACGCATGGCGACGACCGCATCGTCACCGCCCTCGGTGGCACACCGGCGCAGGTCCCGCAGCGGTACACGATGGTCGACCCCATCCAGAACATCGATCCCGACACCCCCGTGGTCGCCGTCCACGGAACCGCCGACCGTATGGTCGCGCCGGCGAACTCCCAGCGTTACGTCGCCGCCGTCGTCCGCGAAGGCGGCGAGGCCGAGGCCGTTCTCATCCGCGGCGGAAACCACGGTTCGGTGGTCACCTCGGACGCGCCCGAGTACCCACGAGTCCTCGACATCATCACGGGCGCGTCGGCGGCCGATGTGGAAGACGTGGCCTGA